A region of the Candidatus Cloacimonadota bacterium genome:
AAACCTTTCAAAAAAATAACAACTCGTTTTCAAAAACGCGATTGATCTTTTTTTCCAGAAGAAACCATGTGGATTCCTTAAAATTGATCAATGAACTCAACGAATTATTTTCCGAGAAATATAAAGAGAAACTAATACTTTATAAAGCCAATTATTTTTATTTTAACCATAGATTTTTAAATGATAGCGGGTGGAAATAGAAATTCGATCTTGATCTGTTCTAGTTATAAGAGAATCATTTTCCCTCAGCCAGGTGTTTCAACTAATGTATTTTATCCTATAGGAATTTCTAATAATTTAAAATTGGTAGCTAAACAAAATTCAACTGCAACTACAACGAGCGGTAATTCCAGATTTTCCATAAATTGTAATTTCATAAAATCTTTTTCTGTTGTGAGTAAATAATCAATTTTATTGTTTTCAACTTTGTTCTTTAAATCTCTAATGATTCCGTAATCCTTATAATTAAAATGATCAGGAAAACGAAAATGTTCTTCGAATTTCAATCCTGAATCTAAAACTGTTTTTTCAAAAGACTTCGGTTGCCCAATCCCGGAAAGCAAAGCAACTTTTTGATTTTTCAGTTTTTCGATAGCGATTTCGTTTTTATTCAGATCATAGAATTTCTTGATTTGATAATTTCCTTTTAAGGCTATTTTATTATATTTTTGCAGTTTTTCGGGAATTTTTCCTTCTCCGTTAAACACAATATAATCAGCGAATTTCAAAACAGACATCGATTCCCGCAAAATTCCTGCTGGAAGAACAAAACCATTGCCAATCCCTCCAATTTCATTAAAAATGACAAAATCAAGATCATGTTTGACTTTAAGATGCTGGAAAGAATCATCTAAAATTATATAATCCAGGTCAGGAAATTTTTGTTCTAAAATCATAATCGATAATTTGCGGTTTTTGCCGGCAATAACCGGAATTCCTTTTAATTTCATTGCCAGAAGAAATGATTCATCTCCAGCCTTTTCAGCAAAACG
Encoded here:
- the lpxK gene encoding tetraacyldisaccharide 4'-kinase, which encodes MKLKGIPVIAGKNRKLSIMILEQKFPDLDYIILDDSFQHLKVKHDLDFVIFNEIGGIGNGFVLPAGILRESMSVLKFADYIVFNGEGKIPEKLQKYNKIALKGNYQIKKFYDLNKNEIAIEKLKNQKVALLSGIGQPKSFEKTVLDSGLKFEEHFRFPDHFNYKDYGIIRDLKNKVENNKIDYLLTTEKDFMKLQFMENLELPLVVVAVEFCLATNFKLLEIPIG